Within Montipora foliosa isolate CH-2021 chromosome 3, ASM3666993v2, whole genome shotgun sequence, the genomic segment taataaccaaatcaatgcgcgcactctgattggtcaatcagctatgttttattgtgccagtaaactcatagaaAAATCGCGcatcttctgaattattatatttaacaaatagattccatgttgccgtgcgtctgttcagtaatagatcacagatgacgtcaaaatgtggtaaattatttcagcaacggccttccggatgacttcactaaacggcgtcagaatggctcgaaactcgccaaaagagacaagttggtcgcacatttgaggtaggaaaactttatttcaaatgagatagttatttacacaatttttttacggtgattttcccatacaattctctatatacacaaactgtcgcatacaccacgtattttcagcttggggtgcctgtgcaTCTCCCTGTAAGGCGTCGACTGGGAGTGGTAAAATTTCCACTATTAACTTCTGGATATGGTATATTACTTTTTCGATTCCTATTGGCTTGAAAAAATGCCGCAGATAATTCGAATTTGACTGCAAGAAGCTGGtttcataaaaattaatttaaagattTATTTGACAGTTCCTTTTCAGTGAAGAGCTGCGACTCGAGCCAAGTATCTAGCGAAACGATCTGAACTTCCGAAGCGATGGGTTGCCGTAAAACAACATGCACTTGGGCACAAAACCTTAAAGTTGGTCCTGAATATCGACAGTATACCGTGCAGGTAGCTCGAGATATCGGCTGCTTTTGCGAAGAATATCGCATCTACGTGAATGGACAAGAGATGGAGGAGCACGGCTTGAAGTACAACCCTTGCAGTCCTCTCTGTTGTGCTGGTGGGCAATTTGAGTGGGAACAAGACGGGCATGCCTTCTTGTTGATGTTCAATTCCTTGTCTTGGACAAACTTCAGCGGAGGATTTCGTCTTTTCATAGATGGGGTAGACGTGAACACTGGGCGAGAATTCTCAGCATTTTGGCGCCGTCGTGGATGGCAGATCATGTTTGGGGGTCTTGTGGTTTTGCTCATTGGTATTGCTCTTTCTTTGATATTTAATTTGGCTGTTCGTCGGCGAGGAACCGATTTGGGACTAACTTTTGGTTACGCCTTTGTCTGCGCTGGGTTGTTTGATATTATTTGGGGGCTTATCCCTGTCATCCGATATTGGAAGCCGCGATACCCTCGACCACAGACAGTCGAATACAAATCGTCAAATGCCGTGTGATTTTTCATGAGACAGCGCTGTCACTTCTAATTTGATCGAGATTGGAGGAACTAAGTCTTGACTCTTTAGGAACGAAACTTTGGGCACGTGCATTATATCTAAATAGGAGTAACAACAAGTACAGTAGCGGCATCGtgtgaagaacgaggcataccACATTGCACaccattcatatgcaaatgaGTTGGCGGGTATTCTACAATTCAGCTGCCAAgtttagggactgtgcaataattatcaggagggggggcccctaaaaccagaggggggggccttaagttcaaataatggaaaggagggggggctctacattagatttctcaagtaagttgagggggttcttaattaaatttcacaaatttgataatgaataaataaacattttccaactCTACCTAAAGGAACACGGTTTACCCGTCAGCGGAGGGAAAACAGCACTCGTAGCTCGTGTTCTAGGTGCTGGGGAAGctcaaggtaaagaaaacccGGATGAGCAGCAATCTAGCAGTTCCGAAGACCAAGAAGATAATGAACAATCAGAAATTTGGAAATTGACGATTATGAAGAACAAAGTTTCGAGGTGCTCTTCATCCCTGACGACGCAGTGGAATGGGTTGCAGTACGGTGAATAAAGGTACGGgctagagaggggggggggggggcacatcataattttgagagaacgtgagggggggtcagagctaatcttgacgctgctggaggggggacctatctaatttttcctttggtgaagctcattttaggaccccccttcctgataattattgcacagtcccttagtTTTAAATacgtaaagcctggttttctcTAGGAACGCAAGCGTAAGCAGCTTTATATGCCAAATGAAAACGAACATTGACATAGGCATAACTTTCATCAAAATCAGTCGCAGCCCCCGGTGGGGGGTACttccttataagggcttaatggggacgtgcggccagacagggtatgtttttcgggatttttgtcttgaacagggtatcgaatttatcattttttgtcttaatcagggtatcgattcatcaatttttgtcttaaactggtttaaatgtcttaaacggggtatcaaaaatcggaattctgtcttaaaatgggtaggaaaatcagcgatatttgtcttaaaccagggatacatcgagtacccccccccccccccgggtcgCAGCCTCTGTCATGTTGAAATGCTCGGACACAGGAAATCTGGAACGACTGCTTTAATAGGCCATACACAGATGTAGAAAATGTCTTTGTGCGTATGCCGTgattgttttcacacaacgcaagaATTAGCACAAgcaaaatgaaaaggaaaattttttgaTCCTTGcacttgtgcttatgcttgcattacctgttttcactgtgaaatACGTGCTCTTGTGCTTGCACCGCCAGTGAATACCAGGTCTAACAGATAAATATCTTTCTTATGTACATAAGCTTACATGCTGTAAAGCTCATCTCATGGAATCATACAGAAACGAGAAACAGCTCCAAAACACATGTCATCTGGTTTGTACTTATTAACTGACCATATTGAGTTGCTACAGAACTCTCCCTTCTCACAAAACTAACATTTCTTCTATCTATGCAATAAATGCAAATGACATTCAAATTAAtgatcattatcattgtcaCCACTACCACCATCATCACCTGGCATTACTATTCCAGGGGTGGGGGGTAGGGGTTGAATggtaccatagctgaaacaacccaaacctttacaaaaatgctaaccttaggcctaaacattgtCTTAAGCATAGTGCTtagacctaaggttagcatttttgttaaGGTTTGGGTTGTGTCAGCTGTGGTACCTTTCTTGATGATTTACTCAAGTTCTCTGAAAGGTGGCTACGCATCTATGTGGCTACTgcgttgtaatttattcataaatATTCACTCAAGTTCTTGGGAAGGTGGTTACGTGTCTATGCAGCTACTCCGTTGttaataagggaataacatgactttttgagggaatattgtttacTTGCGCCCGCGcagtgtcatttgcggcccaagcaaatgacactacaagggcgcaaataaacaatattcccgaaaaaagtcatgtcattatcattattatcaataaacaaggccaaatcatatcaagaatgcgagttttaataatacaagctaagtgaataacgaattcaaagtcacttcaaatcgtCATGTAAGTTTTGATTGAACAAgttattaaagaatcaactcagtccagtgaacttatttaacatcaccgaaaaaatgcgtaaaatcgtgtataaataataggcatatcacaaagttgaagcaagaaccaatcagctgtagggctgataatgcattagcagcccgctgtcagtctttggcggcccgctgagcgtgtgttttgaagagtccattttctatttggccgcgtatattgataataattattcataatcCAGTGAAGTTACTTGAGCcctaataatttttaataaacacTACAATAACTGAAAGCTAACCTGTCTGAAATAAGTGCCTTGGCCTAataactgtggatatgaaagcAATAGGCCGACTTCGATATATcagtattcaggcatggctaagatTCTGcgttctttgtctcacaagtctcaagggagatttctaaacaaaataatattcaaatttaagtCCATAAAGCCTCCCAGCCATGTTTGAATATTGATAAATCGAACCCATTTCTACATGCGTAGCCATTTGTAAGAGCTACGCAGAATAGCTAGTGTTGTGGGGTATTCTCGCCAAGACTGTTCTGTAATATGAGCTGAGGAAAATTAAGAGCAAAACCATCACCCAACTATAGAACAAAAGGTCgatttatttataaaattaGCAGCACTCCAAGCTCTAAAAATATTGAACAGACTTCTCATATCCAGCAAGTGGgccaaaattaaataattagcCCGTAATATTATTGAAGCTGTATCTCACCTCCGAATAAAACTAAACCCAAATAGATGGGAGAGGACAAAATGcagagccctactccatggagtaccctttGGAGTATCTaaatggagtacccctaaaaatcatttattggtcaAACTACATACTTTATCAACATTGTGAGGTATTTGGATGCACATTACCATTATTTATTTAGAGCTTTTCGGCTCTCCGATTGTTGCTGTTCGATACAGTTCATGAattgaccgccatcttgaaatttcgTTGGTatttcatgtatcccttattgtAGTGTATGTTTTTTGTGTGTATCATACAACTCTGTATGACCTTGTATACCCATATAGGCCTGTGTATACCCATAATATACCCATATACACCACTGTAGTATAGAGTGTATAATCACACATGCCCATGTATGCCCCTGTTTACCCATATATACTCATGTATGCCCCTGTATACCTATATATACCCATTTGCAATCTAACTGCatacaaataaagttttccaaTCCATTCCATAGGGGTATAAATGGACGTTCACGGGCCTGAATGGGTATGCAGGGATACACACGGTTTTTAtaaatatttgtctaaaaatacactataataagggatacacgAAATACCCACGaaacttcaagatggcggccaattcGTGAACTGCATCGAACTGTAACAAAAGGTACGTACATCCAAATACCTCACCATGTTGATAAAGTATTGAATTTaactaataaattatttttaggggtactccatagggtactccatggagtaggactccgcgttttgtcctctccctaAATAGATGCCGAGATAAACCCAAAACAGTGAATCCTTGCAGCTTAGAGCATCTTCGTGACAATCATAGCGACTGCCATTGCTTATCAGAGAATCGTCACTCTTCTTGACGCATATAAAACTCATTTCACGGGAGGGAACGAGGCATTTACTTTAGCGTTCAACATTAAGTACCCAGTATACGTTTGTCCGTCAAGCCGCCATAACAGAACCCAGGCTTTCTCTCTTTTTAAGTAAACCCCATATACACACGATTGGAGTGGACTTTCGAATGTCAAGAATATTCAATCGTCTACTCTGGGAAGCAGAATATATTTAATGCCCCTATAAACAACTCAACTCAACATTCAGTAGACGTTCAGTACCTACTGCGTGTTTGTCTGTCAAGCCGCCATAGCGGAACCCaggctttctctttttttaaataaacgaAGTATAGAAAAGATTGGAGTGGACTTTCGAATGTCGTCTGGAAGCAGAATGTATTTAACAACTCAAAAAAGGTAATGACCAATCTTCTTCAACATTCGacaacttcaaaaacaaaaaatatatatatgatttctcattttacctaacaagacaaaaatgacaaaggaacaaaaaaaatgttgtaggAATAAAATATCGGACTTCATTTTGAAGCTAAGGGAGAAATATTCTTAAAATGTACTATCTAATAAGTAACCTACATGAAATAAATAATCCCAAAGTTGAATTATGATAAAAACAAATATGAAACATGTTTCGGTATGAATGACATAACAAAATTATAACtatttttcaaatgtttaaaTTCCTGAAATTGCATTACAGTGTAAAATGCCAAACATAACATTCTAAACACCCTGTAATTTATAAAATCATGGCACATTAAAGCCATTACTGCTGCAAAGGGTCAATGTTTAAGAATCTCCTTTAAAAATGCAAGTAATAGAACcccgggggggactcccatatgaaacagacggggatgctcgtcggaaattttgaatttaacccctaaaggagaccaatctaagCGTGGCTTAAgaaaattttgacccctaaaagagaccgtttaaaaacacaaaaatacgacacgcaatgagttttaatgataaaaaggcataatcattgaatgcttttatctaaaaagaaaacttaaaaggaaatttgacttctctttctcttcgcgtaattctgtgttacttcgcggaaccctaaacgagaccttggtggcataaaatattggcgctttgcccggaacaccctaagcgagaccaaaatccaaaatttacaccccaaAGCGAGACGACGCTTTCATATgctagccccccccccccccccccgggaataGAACCTCCACCCTAACCAAGGTATTTTTTGTTACATTGTTGATAAAATagataaaaagaagaaaagaaacgaaaagaTTTAGTAGTTGGATATTTTTGTCATCATTTAAGAATTTATGACATAATTAAATTAGTTGGTGAATAGAGAATCTTCGCTAAATGACCATTTTACCACAAAGCTGCAGACGGAAATTTTCCATGGTAAATTTCCAAGGATACGTCAAATAGATGAGaggaagcgcccatgacatttaacgtggtaGGTTGGaagggttttgctaaaagctgGCCGGCGGCCCAGCCAGCGGCCCGCCACGGCCCGGAggcccacacagttttgttgtccagcggtaaatccacgcgcatgcgcagatttgcatcgggtttgggcgcgcaaatgaaagacgatgagtttgaattcgtttaccattttaataatcatttcaatccttttcgatcctttctttcgttgcatgttgctaagtgaaaaacgttgtcattctctgttgttttcgtctgtttacaacaacaaacagaaacaaggattcaaatgattaaaatggtaaacgaattcaaactcaccgtcgtccattttgcacgcccaaacccgatgcagatctgtgcattcgcgtggatttaccgctggataaaaaaactgtggaaaatcaggactgggctaccgggcctccgggccgccgggccgtcgcTGGCCGCGGGCccgcttttagcaaaacccaggttggaagggtgttttgatgcctgaggtacaagagccaatcacaatgctgatgaagttgtgattaaatttcccgccgaTGAATTGCATAAGATTTCTTTTCACCTCgtgggataatttaccatgggaaatggctTTTACCATGGTGtgtgtgtaaccgcacctaatgtGGGTAACGATGTCAAATCAAACGTTAAAAGATTCTTTGTCTCTGTTAAGTGAATTTAGAATAAGCGGGCATTTCCAACAGTAACATTTTCTGCATTATAGACCATAAACTACTTTCCTTTAATTCCAAGCCAAAAATGGTTCCCTAAACTTTTCTAAAATCTTTCTGGCGGGAATAAAAAATTGGGCAATTTGATGAACTGACCAATGTATATTTTTTTACTGTCTTCCTCTATCctttctttatttgtttgacAGATTGGAGATTCCCTTTACAACTCTTCCACTACCAGTCCCTCTGATGTGGTTCTCGGTATTCAAGCCCAAGATAATCAAAAACATCCTTCTCATTTAACACAGGAAGAGGAGTCCCTTCGAAAATCTTTTCACTTCCCCTCTGTACCACACCCGTGTTTAATGAGTGTTCTGATAAAGACATCTCATTCTTTTTTTGCAAGAAGTCTCATTGACCTGTTGAAGTAATCAGAGCCTGTAAAGTACAATAAAGAGCATGCCCATTCATTGTAAGGTACCACAATAATGTCAAGTCGCCTGTGTTTTGTATTCTCTCCAGGAAGTTGGCAAACACCAAGAAACTTTCTCTGCTCCCCATTTTCTGCTAATGTTAGATCATCAGTAAGGAATCCTGATGATTTGAGAATTTCCAGAAGTCTTGGCAAAACACCTGCATGAGACTTGCCATCGGGGTGTGACACTATGAACATCTCCACAAGTAGGCTTTCCTCTGCGGTAAGATCCACATGCAAAAGCTTCCATTGCCGGATTTATATCTAATGCTGCCTTTTTAACAGTTTCCTCAATCTTTCCAGCTTCCTCCCGGGGCATTCTTTCAAGGAACTCGTCATAGTACTTTAAGCCTATCTCTTCCTGATGTGTCAATTTTCCATGCTTCTTGAGGTCCACAAGTGTTTTGTCAAGACTAAATTCAACTATTACAGCTGCTATCCCTGATAGATCTGGACTAAGCCTCACAGCTTTATTTGGGTTGTCATTCCGTCCTTCACTACTTCTTCGCTTCCTTGACATGACGAATACCTTTATACTTGTGCCCCTACCCAGCGTTTAGACGCTTCTGTCTGCCGAGGAGTAAGCAGGGGAGTTGAATGTCATGGCCGCACGAAAACCTGGACCAAATTCAAAGAGAAAGTGAAGGGGGAGGGTGCGAGGAGAAGTTTGCCACCAAGGGGTGtggttttttagccgttttcGTCTGAAATTGGGAGGGGGTTTCAAGAATCTACGTCACCACAGTCTTGAATGAGTTTTAACACGGCATCCTTGTAAAGAAGCTTTTAGTATGTAGTTAATAGTGTTTTAGGTTAGTTTGGCTAGAGATAACTTTATCTTTTTATaatccagtggttagggcgcttgccttgagatccggagttcccgggt encodes:
- the LOC137994563 gene encoding uncharacterized protein, which codes for MGCRKTTCTWAQNLKVGPEYRQYTVQVARDIGCFCEEYRIYVNGQEMEEHGLKYNPCSPLCCAGGQFEWEQDGHAFLLMFNSLSWTNFSGGFRLFIDGVDVNTGREFSAFWRRRGWQIMFGGLVVLLIGIALSLIFNLAVRRRGTDLGLTFGYAFVCAGLFDIIWGLIPVIRYWKPRYPRPQTVEYKSSNAV